In one window of Panthera uncia isolate 11264 chromosome F2, Puncia_PCG_1.0, whole genome shotgun sequence DNA:
- the ZNF34 gene encoding zinc finger protein 34, with translation MATLHLSALPQAEVTFEDVAVLFSREEWGRLGPTQRGLYRDVMLETYRNLVSLGAGRAGPKPGVITQLERGDEPWVLDAQGAKGKGRPRVSVSARGTRTEYSELSSGEMLDGEELDRLQSAVSQGPEPGEARACVREPEDSLDEPVEQRCLRPVTWTNEESIQESAGSLSFQSSPISDQRPHKCDICEQSFEQRSYLNNHKRVHRTKKINVVHDSGEFFSANLAKEAEIIPLGKKLHHCGYCGKAFRYSANLVKHQRLHSEEKPYKCEECGKAFGQSCEFISHRRMHSGEIPYRCGECGKTFNQRPNLMKHQRIHTGEKPYKCGDCGKHFSAYSSLIYHQRIHTGEKPYKCNDCGKAFSDGSILIRHRRTHTGEKPFECKECGKGFTQSSNLIQHQRIHTGEKPYKCNECEKAFIQKTKLVEHQRSHTGEKPYECNDCGKVFSQSTHLIQHQRIHTGEKPYKCSECGKAFHNSSRLIHHQRSHHGEKPYKCSDCKKAFSQGTYLIQHRRIHTGEKPYKCSKCGKAFRHSSNMCQHQRIHLREDFAR, from the exons ATGGCAACTTTGCACCTGTCTGCCCTGCCCCAG GCTGAGGTGACCTTTGAGGACGTGGCCGTGCTATTCTCCCGGGAGGAGTGGGGCCGTCTGGGCCCTACTCAGAGGGGCCTCTACAGGGACGTGATGCTGGAGACCTACAGGAATCTGGTCTCCCTGG GAGCTGGACGTGCAGGTCCCAAGCCTGGGGTGATCACACAGTTGGAGCGAGGGGATGAACCATGGGTCCTGGATGCACAGGGTGCCAAAGGGAAAGGGCGACCGAGAGTCAGTGTCTCAG CTCGTGGGACCAGGACTGAGTACAGTGAGTTGTCTTCAGGAGAAATGCTTGATGGGGAAGAACTGGATCGACTCCAGAGTGCCGTTTCCCAGGGACCTGAGCCCGGAGAGGCCCGTGCGTGTGTCCGGGAGCCAGAGGACAGCCTGGACGAGCCTGTGGAACAGAGATGCCTGAGGCCAGTCACATGGACTAATGAGGAGAGCATCCAGGAGTCTGCAGGGAGCCTCAGCTTCCAGTCAAGCCCGATCTCTGACCAGAGACCTCACAAATGTGATATATGTGAACAAAGTTTTGAACAGAGATCATACCTCAATAACCATAAGCGTGTACACAggacaaaaaagataaatgtagtCCATGATTCCGGGGAATTCTTCAGTGCAAATCTGGCTAAAGAAGCTGAGATAATTCCTCTTGGGAAAAAATTGCATCATTGTGGTtactgtgggaaagccttcaggtACAGTGCTAACCTCGTCAAGCACCAGCGGCTTCATAGTGAAGAAAAGCCCTACAAGTGTGAagagtgtgggaaagccttcggCCAGAGCTGCGAGTTCATCAGTCACCGAAGGATGCATTCAGGGGAGATCCCCTACCGGTGTGGTGAGTGCGGGAAGACATTCAACCAAAGGCCCAACCTCATGAAGCATCAGAGGATTcacaccggggagaagccctACAAGTGTGGTGATTGTGGGAAACACTTCAGTGCCTATTCTTCCCTTATTTACCACcagagaatccacactggagagaaaccctataagTGCAATgactgtgggaaagccttcagcgATGGCTCAATCCTCATCCGGCATCGTCGgactcacactggagagaagccaTTTGAGTGCAAAGAATGTGGCAAAGGCTTTACCCAAAGTTCTAACCTTATCCAACATCAAAGAAttcacactggggagaaaccctATAAATGCAATGAATGTGAGAAAGCCTTCATCCAAAAAACCAAACTGGTTGAACATCAGAGAAgccacactggagagaagccctatGAGTGTAATGACTGTGGCAAAGTCTTCAGCCAAAGCACACACCTTATTCAGCATCAGAGGATCCACACGGGAGAGAAGCCGTACAAGTGCAGTGAGTGTGGGAAGGCCTTCCACAACAGTTCCAGACTCATCCACCACCAAAGGTCACACCACGGAGAGAAGCCGTACAAATGCAGCGATTGCAAGAAAGCCTTTAGCCAGGGTACTTACCTCATCCAGCACCGGAGGATCCACACTGGGGAGAAGCCCTACAAGTGCAGCAAGTGTGGGAAGGCCTTCCGGCACAGTTCCAACATGTGCCAGCATCAGAGGATTCACCTCCGGGAGGACTTTGCGAGGTGA